One genomic region from Diachasmimorpha longicaudata isolate KC_UGA_2023 chromosome 18, iyDiaLong2, whole genome shotgun sequence encodes:
- the LOC135170961 gene encoding mitochondrial import inner membrane translocase subunit TIM44 — protein MFQNLRTCRIKPTGISRVLEVNRSLSHTSKNDFPFRISKCNSPLPHDVQIYHATRSYSGQARRPNFFSQFVENIKQEMQKNKEMKESLKKFREEAEKLEQSDALKSARQKFQTVESEASKSSELLKGKLEGLKEKVQEVIDEAGKTELGKKAGQLGEELSKSAKGAAESISEKSQALGKSSAFQTISQTAEVVRKELDNHGIQGRVYVPLKQLRKRKEILDTEEKTVEANTEATGVELHKDSKFYQSWQNFKDHNPYVNKVLDWKIKYEESDNPLIRASRLLTDKVTDIMGGLFQKTELSETLTEICKLDPSFDKVKFLKDCETDIIPNILEAMIRGELEILKDWCHEAPYNLIAQPLTQATKLGFYLDNKILDIDNVDLVMGKVMEQGPVLVISFQSQQIMCVRDSKNKVVEGDPQKVMRVNYVWVLCRDPSELNPQSAWRLLELSASSSEQFV, from the exons ATG TTTCAGAACCTTCGAACGTGTAGGATCAAGCCGACCGGCATTTCTCGGGTTCTGGAAGTTAACAGATCACTGTCTCATACATCCAAAAATGACTTCCCCTTCCGAATATCGAAATGCAATTCACCGTTGCCTCATGATGTCCAGATATATCACGCA ACTCGATCGTATTCAGGTCAAGCTAGAAGGCCCAATTTCTTCTCCCAATTCGTGGAGAACATTAAACAAGAGATGCAGAAAAACAAAGAGATGAAAGAATCCCTGAAAAAATTTCGCGAAGAAGCGGAAAAGCTAGAGCAGTCCGACGCCTTAAAGTCGGCGAGACAAAAATTCCAAACCGTCGAATCGGAGGCGTCTAAAAGCTCTGAGCTGTTGAAAGGAAAGCTCGAGGGTCTGAAGGAAAAAGTACAGGAGGTAATTGATGAGGCCGGGAAAACAGAGCTTGGCAAGAAGGCCGGCCAGCTCGGCGAGGAGCTCTCCAAGTCAGCGAAGGGCGCTGCTGAGAGTATTTCCGAGAAGAGTCAGGCTCTGGGGAAGAGCAGTGCCTTCCAAACAATTTCACAGACTGCTGAAGTTGTCAGAAAGGAGCTGGACAACCACGGGATCCAGGGGCGTGTCTACGTGCCACTGAAGCAGTTGAGGAAACGAAAGGAGATACTGGACACTGAGGAGAAGACTGTGGAGGCTAATACTGAGGCGACGGGTGTTGAGCTGCATAAAGACTCCAAGTTCTATCAGTCCTGGCAGAATTTTAAGGATCACAATCCATACGTCAATAAAGTGCTtgattggaaaataaaatatgaagagTCGGACAACCCTCTGATCAGGGCATCTAGACTACTAACAGACAAAGTGACAGACATAATGGGAGGGCTTTTCCAAAAAACAGAGCTCTCCGAAACTCTCACCGAAATTTGCAAACTGGATCCCAGTTTCGATAAAGTTAAATTTCTGAAAGACTGCGAGACTGATATTATACCGAATATTCTGGAGGCAATGATCAGGGGAGAATTGGAAATTCTGAAGGACTGGTGCCACGAGGCGCCTTATAATCTCATTGCGCAGCCCCTCACACAGGCGACGAAGTTGGGATTTTATTTGGACAATAAAATTTTAG aTATCGATAACGTTGACTTAGTAATGGGCAAAGTGATGGAGCAAGGCCCAGTCCTCGTGATCAGTTTTCAGTCCCAGCAGATCATGTGTGTGAGAGACTCAAAGAACAAAGTTGTTGAGGGCGATCCCCAGAAAGTAATGAGGGTCAATTACGTTTGGGTGTTGTGTCGTGATCCCAGTGAATTGAATCCACAGTCAGCGTGGCGTCTACTAGAACTAAGTGCCAGCAGTTCCGAGCAATTTGTCTAG
- the LOC135170962 gene encoding phospholipase A2 inhibitor, which yields MEMRRVLLALGFLVLSAADDSDDCDDRNWHSLESLDSARLECGPAFQNRCFCSRICYEGRHQYVVNCTNSKFMDVKPLESLPNKTQVLIFTGNTLEKLPWNIFGTLDRIPSLRVIDMSSNKIQEISGKAYHHVKNVQRLSLDFNELSIESQSDHPRVFSNFESLLELHLTDAFEDGPPRDLAETLHNIFVNSNLSQLIKLHLEQNEISEFRDSNVFCDLPNLLDLHLGDNKLTALHFNLSCLHKLRFLDLQRNKFTRVLDRDMKTLDTFAKHNQNVTIDLWNNPLECSCKLNPFMKWMKKTKIFVRNRNELRCTDKHNNSISLQETKNCVTKATSSTANSGTAVAVVILSLVLVALVCALIYLQREDLKKKLGPVIDSVNKRVRYTSIATVEVRENET from the exons ATGGAAATGCGACGTGTATTGCTCGCCCTGGGATTTCTAGTTCTCAGTGCTGCTGATGATTCAGACGACTGCGATGACAGAAATTGGCATAGCTTGGAGTCATTAGATTCAGCGAGACTGGAGTGTGGTCCGGCTTTTCAAAACAGATGTTTCTGCTCCAGGATTTGTTATGAGGGAAGGCATCAGTACGTCGTGAATTGTACCAACTCCAAATTTATGGATGTAAAGCCTTTGGAAAGTTTACCCAACAAAACTCAG GTGTTAATTTTCACGGGGAACACACTCGAAAAGCTTCCCTGGAATATTTTTGGTACTTTAGATAGGATACCAAGTCTGAGGGTAATCGACATGTCTAGTAACAAAATTCAAGAGATAAGTGGAAAGGCTTATCACCATGTAAAGAATGTGCAAAGACTCAGTTTAGACTTCAATGAATTATCTATTGAATCTCAAAGTGACCACCCGCGCGTGTTCTCAAATTTCGAGTCTCTTTTGGAATTGCATTTGACTGATGCCTTCGAGGATGGTCCCCCCAGGGATCTAGCGGAGACACTGCACAATATATTCGTCAATAG taATTTGTCTCAACTGATAAAGCTTCACCTAGAGCAGAACGAAATTTCCGAATTTCGAGACTCGAATGTCTTCTGTGATCTTCCGAATCTCCTAGATCTTCACTTGGGTGATAATAAATTGACAGCGTTGCACTTCAATCTGTCATGCTTGCACAAATTGAGATTTTTAGATCTTCAGCGAAATAAATTTACAAGGGTGTTAGATCGAGACATGAAGACCTTGGACACATTTGCAAAGCACAATCAAAATGTCACGATAGATTTGTGGAACAATCCCTTGGAGTGTTCGTGTAAGCTCAATCCATTCATgaagtggatgaaaaaaacGAAGATCTTTGTGAGGAATCGAAACGAGTTGAGGTGCACAGATA AACATAATAATTCGATTTCCCTCCAAGAGACCAAAAATTGCGTCACGAAGGCAACTTCATCAACTGCTAATTCAGGAACAGCAGTAGCAGTTGTGATCCTCTCATTAGTTCTGGTAGCCCTCGTATGTGCCCTCATATACCTCCAACGGGaagatttgaagaaaaaacttgGTCCGGTGATAGACTCAGTGAACAAACGTGTGAGATACACCTCAATAGCAACTGTAGAAGTTCGAGAGAACGAAAcgtaa
- the LOC135170960 gene encoding uncharacterized protein LOC135170960 — MSHTGRLRLDDVISSVPELGPTLPDGGYSWIVLAGAMVIQMTVPTITSMYGVVLGYLALDSTKGLDSWQHEIGLTPILFTAFLSLADPWSRVIVHLAAAPRLIGFIGVCLLSIGVLASGYLATGGVGAYLASSSAGAVMGIGGSFILVQTESLLRRNFRSRLRLALTLKEVATSLGFVFAPVFAPAFCSRSNPQIGLFMIACSFIPAAVGTLAFRTPIVHSRTSPYTLLISDEDNELTDRVVPDKTEGNGRDNNSRSMFSGESRDEGTQSSLSRNGNDVYNFQDPEEDREIFSISNHRVSVFSGFRQKCQIFKSGKFWVGAVACVGCKAGGLFFWILLPSLATVQLGAGSWIEGMAMSVTAGWGTLIPRVASYWQPTTARWRSFCFGGASWLGGLTLLALCTEVALPIYGTAAFLGGVSVGGTSVCLESSLFDAMGSQSVKQSHTMLSSIVGLSILAFSFIKSPLVCLQLTAAIQFLGGTYWILVPLLGIIRAR; from the exons atgtcGCACACCGGGCGTTTACGTCTGGATGACGTTATCAGTTCTGTGCCTGAATTGGGGCCAACGTTACCTGATGGCGGGTATTCGTGGATTGTTCTCGCTGGCGCGATGGTCATTCAG ATGACAGTGCCAACAATAACATCAATGTATGGAGTTGTCCTCGGATATTTAGCGCTTGATTCAACAAAGGGATTGGATTCTTGGCAACATGAAATCGGACTTACCCCTATTCTCTTCACAGCTTTCTTATCCCTAGCTG accCCTGGTCCCGGGTAATAGTCCACTTGGCCGCAGCGCCTCGTCTCATCGGTTTCATTGGAGTATGTCTCCTATCGATCGGCGTTCTTGCCTCCGGTTACCTGGCAACAGGTGGAGTGGGTGCTTACCTGGCGAGTTCAAGTGCTGGTGCTGTAATGGGAATAGGCGGTAGTTTTATCCTCGTTCAGACGGAAAGTCTCCTCCGAAGGAACTTCCGGAGTCGCCTGAGACTGGCATTGACCCTGAAAGAGGTGGCAACGTCCCTAGGGTTTGTCTTTGCACCTGTTTTCGCCCCCGCTTTCTGCTCCAGGTCAAATCCCCAGATTGGACTCTTCATGATCGCTTGTTCCTTCATTCCTGCGGCAGTGGGTACTTTGGCTTTCCGGACTCCCATCGTTCATTCTCGAACTAGTCCTTACACTCTCCTCATCAGCGACGAGGACAATGAGTTGACAGATAGGGTCGTTCCAGACAAAACTGAAGGAAATGGCCGGGATAATAATTCCAGGAGCATGTTCAGTGGTGAAAGCAGAGACGAGGGGACTCAGTCGAGTTTATCACGGAATGGAAATGACGTCTACAATTTTCAG GATCCCGAGGAAGATCGCGAAATTTTCAGCATTTCTAACCATCGAGTGAGTGTTTTCTCCGGCTTCCGGCAGAAGTGTCAAATTTTCAAGTCAGGAAAGTTTTGGGTGGGAGCTGTTGCATGTGTCGGCTGCAAAGCGGGAGGTCTTTTCTTCTGGATTTTACTGCCATCGCTGGCAACCGTGCAATTGGGAGCAGGTAGTTGGATAGAAGGAATGGCAATGTCTGTGACAGCTGGATGGGGAACTTTGATTCCCCGCGTTGCGTCCTACTGGCAACCCACCACTGCCAGGTGGAGAAGTTTTTGCTTCGGGGGTGCATCGTGGCTGGGAGGCTTGACACTTCTAG CCTTGTGTACTGAAGTGGCTTTACCAATTTATGGCACCGCAGCATTTCTTGGGGGAGTGAGTGTCGGTGGTACATCAGTCTGCCTGGAATCATCGTTATTTGATGCCATGGGGAGTCAATCGGTGAAACAATCGCACACCATGTTGTCCAGCATCGTTGGACTGAGCATTTtagcattttcatttattaaaa GCCCCCTTGTCTGCCTTCAATTAACGGCTGCAATCCAATTCTTAGGCGGGACTTATTGGATCCTGGTCCCTCTCTTAGGAATCATTCGAGCCAGATGA
- the LOC135170965 gene encoding tetraspanin-8-like, producing MVMSQCYGIIKYTLVCVTLIFLALGATAMGLGLWMIGDNTFIVSLTQETTNYYAGLYIMTIAGGLLIVVALLGCWGACHESQYVLVSFFSGLLVIVVAQIAAAAWLYTLRDTMAPLVKKTFAETVKNEYGVLSYRTDSVDAFQSGLGCCGANGPDDWAGSKYNAKGSTLTGLSVPVTSTGNNNYELPESCCRNRASEDCRRARQVKIGGFVDNAIYAEGCVDKLISSLNDQGWTILIIVIAVGIVELIGLIFSLVLCCAVGSSDRYKA from the exons ATGGTGATGTCTCAGTGCTAcggaattataaaatatacgCTTGTTTGCGTTACGTTGATATTTTTG GCCCTCGGCGCAACAGCAATGGGCCTCGGCTTGTGGATGATAGGAGACAACACATTCATCGTATCGCTCACCCAAGAAACGACTAATTACTATGCAGGACTGTATATTATGACCATTGCAGGGGGTCTCCTCATCGTTGTTGCCCTGCTCGGTTGCTGGGGTGCATGTCACGAGTCCCAGTATGTCCTCGTTTCCTTCTTCAGTGGCCTGTTAGTCATCGTCGTGGCACAGATTGCCGCTGCTGCATGGCTCTACACTCTTCGTGATACAATGGCACCGCTTGTCAAGAAGACATTCGCAGAAACCGTTAAA aACGAGTACGGTGTCCTGTCTTATCGGACTGATAGCGTTGACGCATTCCAATCTGGCTTAGGATGTTGTGGAGCAAATGGACCGGACGATTGGGCTGGGAGTAAATACAATGCGAAGGGCTCAACTCTCACTGGGCTCAGCGTCCCCGTCACTTCGACTGGAAACAACAATTATGAATTGCCCGAGTCCTGCTGCAGGAATAGGGCTTCTGAGGACTGTCGCAGAGCACGTCAAGTGAAAATTGGAGGATTTGTCGATAATGCAATTTATGCTGAG GGCTGCGTCGACAAATTAATCAGCAGTTTGAATGACCAGGGCTGGACGATTCTCATCATAGTAATTGCCGTTGGTATCGTTGAACTCATTGGACTCATATTCTCTCTAGTGCTCTGCTGCGCTGTTGGATCGTCGGATCGATACAAGGCTTAA